Proteins encoded within one genomic window of Rhododendron vialii isolate Sample 1 chromosome 1a, ASM3025357v1:
- the LOC131321274 gene encoding protein GAMETOPHYTE DEFECTIVE 1, with the protein MVFFDLNIPYHESDKHVPDKSARKTTRLKLAVKAMELGYTGVAYNRTIKGVMSEHDRCATPKFPLSSVLKLAPSLSSAVKLHRHVLGVPASAPFRQYTRLTVVVDSSAQVAALNSGNPILKTYDVVAVKPLSQNAFEQACKASEVDLIAIDFSEKLPFRLKQRLVKDAIERGVSFEITYSRLIMDAQVRRQMISNAKLLVDWTRGKNLIVSSAASSVTELRGPYDVANLSSLLGLSMEHAKAALSKNCRSLIANATRKKQFYKEAIRVEVIPSGEQLDSKESCLSDWLKWDPISSGEGDLLLDDMAKSFSASSKVSKTVKAIDFAAVVDSLPSRGLQVCDLKSTTEAAVQPLDVGKNLSAVGRADVPIVVTGVSQQLESLEDLAKADQTSSYNMPSQHFIHSCEDSMDSFSPTTTMRHFDNAEEILMHTANSEEEPKNSNGLDVDISLRGTEVHNLQSQSCITHCDAWVFLPDSTAEVHTSAMETEIASTCNAIVDVENPTPCKDLDFSAFPGDEAKISCSSDGILGVQDHGMEEGLIGKNANSKVDLSSASHEVCLHEDFMEREQFRETRDDSVFVADGLPAESYREMEDSDDHPAENCEPPDEVVIEDHKRIDIQAEVNCPASNDSSGKGKVKPRRRIPSRAFSFPLKRLLNPAPFKRKAQKLKTKTKLL; encoded by the exons atggtGTTCTTCGACCTCAACATCCCCTACCACGAATCCGACAAACACGTCCCGGACAAATCCGCCAGAAAAACCACCCGCCTCAAACTCGCCGTCAAGGCCATGGAGCTGGGCTACACCGGAGTCGCCTACAACCGCACGATCAAGGGCGTGATGTCCGAACACGACCGCTGCGCAACCCCTAAGTTCCCTCTCTCCTCCGTCCTCAAACTCgcgccttctctctcttccgcCGTCAAGCTCCACCGCCACGTCCTCGGCGTCCCCGCCTCCGCCCCATTCCGCCAGTACACGCGTTTGACGGTCGTGGTCGACAGCTCGGCTCAGGTGGCGGCTCTCAATTCTGGCAATCCGATTTTAAAGACGTATGATGTCGTCGCTGTTAAGCCTTTGAGTCAGAACGCGTTCGAGCAAGCGTGTAAGGCTTCTGAG GTGGATTTGATTGCGATTGATTTTTCAGAGAAGCTGCCTTTTAGGTTGAAGCAACGATTGGTTAAAGATGCAATTGAG CGTGGTGTCTCTTTTGAAATCACGTATTCACGTCTTATCATGGATGCTCAAGTGAGGAGACAAATGATATCAAATGCCAAG CTACTGGTGGATTGGACTCGAGGAAAGAATCTCATCGTCTCAAGTGCTGCCTCTTCTGTGACTGAACTGAGAGGGCCATATGATGTTGCAAATTTATCATCGCTGCTTGGGCTCTCTATGGAACACGCTAAAGCAGCTCTTTCCAAGAATTGTAG ATCTCTTATTGCTAATGCTACAAGGAAAAAACAGTTTTACAAGGAGGCAATCAGAGTTGAAGTTATTCCATCAGGGGAGCAACTTGACTCCAAGGAATCTTGCTTGAGCGATTGGCTTAAATGGGATCCCATCTCTAGCGGCGAGGGTGATTTGCTATTAGATGACATGGCCAAGTCCTTCTCTGCCTCCTCTAAAGTATCCAAAACTGTGAAAGCCATTGACTTTGCGGCAGTTGTGGATAGTTTGCCATCCCGTGGGTTGCAAGTTTGTGATTTGAAATCTACAACTGAGGCTGCAGTGCAGCCACTGGATGTTGGTAAAAACTTGTCTGCTGTTGGGAGAGCTGATGTCCCAATTGTAGTAACTGGAGTTTCTCAGCAGCTAGAGTCTCTCGAGGATCTTGCTAAAGCAGATCAGACTTCATCATACAATATGCCATCCCAACATTTCATCCATAGCTGTGAAGATTCTATGGATTCATTTTCCCCCACTACTACTATGAGACACTTCGATAATGCTGAGGAAATCTTAATGCATACCGCCAACAGTGAAGAAGAACCTAAGAACTCAAATGGGCTGGATGTAGATATATCCCTACGTGGAACTGAAGTGCATAATTTGCAATCCCAGAGTTGCATCACTCATTGTGATGCTTGGGTTTTCTTACCTGATAGTACTGCAGAAGTTCACACTTCAGCAATGGAGACTGAGATTGCTTCAACCTGTAATGCCATTGTTGATGTTGAGAATCCAACTCCATGCAAGGATCTTGATTTTTCTGCCTTCCCGGGTGATGAGGCTAAGATTTCATGTAGTTCGGATGGAATTTTAGGTGTACAAGATCATGGAATGGAAGAAGGCTTAATTGGAAAAAATGCCAACAGTAAAGTAGATTTATCATCGGCTTCACATGAGGTGTGTTTGCATGAAGATTTTATGGAAAGAGAACAGTTCAGGGAAACAAGAGATGATTCAGTATTTGTTGCTGATGGATTGCCAGCTGAGTCTTATCGTGAGATGGAAGATAGCGATGATCATCCTGCAGAGAATTGCGAGCCGCCGGATGAGGTGGTAATTGAAGATCACAAGAGGATAGATATTCAAGCTGAAGTTAATTGTCCAGCTTCGAATGATTCCTCAG GGAAGGGCAAAGTAAAACCAAGAAGAAGGATACCTAGCCGAGCCTTTTCATTCCCTCTGAAGCGTTTGTTGAATCCTGCACCTTTCAAGAGGAAAGCTCAAAAGTTGAAAACCAAGACTAAATTGCTGTGA